The Mytilus trossulus isolate FHL-02 chromosome 13, PNRI_Mtr1.1.1.hap1, whole genome shotgun sequence genome has a segment encoding these proteins:
- the LOC134694990 gene encoding histamine H3 receptor-like isoform X2 translates to MLINITEILPQTLENTSEDSKEVKDNSNPMSYAGIIIVPVILIAVVGNALTICSFIRDKGLHKTCNVYILNLAIADLLIGAVTMPIYLTYTFGNNVWIFGYHFCKVFLLFDMATVEITAILMILISYDRLSLLRHWSTYYKMHSPQKAYIKCGIAWIFVFVLNGPATIGWDIWTGNSTDPNDCEAQFYDNVVYISIMTTVQFVIPLTVLIIIHILIVYEIRKLIQTREQLISTHSGSIGSSDSVVCLELKPDSVMTKLHRRSTDIHKENTKKRNGTKAAKSLAILTIAFIVLWAPYGIIIVFQSICPTCICVILIETCTWVLWFKSALNPFLYAYNSNRFRENFKYFLCCRRRPGYRANYSFNS, encoded by the coding sequence atgttgataaatatcACAGAAATATTGCCTCAGACCTTAGAAAACACATCAGAAGATTCCAAAGAGGTCAAGGACAACTCGAATCCTATGTCGTATGCGGGTATTATTATTGTACCAGTGATTCTAATTGCTGTGGTAGGAAATGCATTGACGATTTGTAGCTTTATAAGAGATAAAGGATTACACAAAACATGCAATgtgtacattttaaatttagCGATAGCCGATTTATTAATTGGAGCTGTTACAATGCCAATATATCTAACATATACATTCGGAAATAACGTTTGGATATTCGGATACCACTTTTGTAAGGTTTTTCTGTTATTCGATATGGCTACAGTAGAGATAACTgccattttgatgattttgataAGTTACGACCGCCTGTCATTGCTCAGACATTGGTcaacatattacaaaatgcatTCGCCTCAAAAGGCATATATAAAATGTGGTATAGCatggatttttgtttttgttttaaatggtcCCGCAACAATAGGATGGGATATATGGACCGGCAATTCTACAGATCCGAACGACTGCGAAGCACAATTTTATGATAATGTTGTATACATATCAATTATGACAACTGTACAGTTTGTGATACCCCTTACGGTTCTCATAATTATTCACATATTGATAGTTTATGAaataagaaaactaatacaaaCACGAGAACAGCTTATCTCGACTCATTCTGGTAGTATAGGATCTTCAGATTCTGTTGTGTGTTTGGAATTAAAACCTGATAGTGTCATGACAAAACTACACAGAAGATCAACtgatatacacaaagaaaatactaaaaaaaggAATGGAACAAAAGCTGCAAAGTCGCTTGCGATATTAACAATAGCATTTATAGTTTTATGGGCCCCTTATGGCATTATCATAGTCTTTCAGTCTATTTGCCCTACATGTATATGCGTTATATTGATTGAAACGTGTACATGGGTATTATGGTTTAAATCTGCACTTAATCCATTCCTTTATGCTTATAATAGCAACCGTTTCagagaaaatttcaaatattttctttgttgtCGAAGACGTCCTGGCTACAGAGCTAATTATTCTTTCAACAGTTGA
- the LOC134694990 gene encoding histamine H3 receptor-like isoform X1, which yields MLTRDELTHEPTRYKMLINITEILPQTLENTSEDSKEVKDNSNPMSYAGIIIVPVILIAVVGNALTICSFIRDKGLHKTCNVYILNLAIADLLIGAVTMPIYLTYTFGNNVWIFGYHFCKVFLLFDMATVEITAILMILISYDRLSLLRHWSTYYKMHSPQKAYIKCGIAWIFVFVLNGPATIGWDIWTGNSTDPNDCEAQFYDNVVYISIMTTVQFVIPLTVLIIIHILIVYEIRKLIQTREQLISTHSGSIGSSDSVVCLELKPDSVMTKLHRRSTDIHKENTKKRNGTKAAKSLAILTIAFIVLWAPYGIIIVFQSICPTCICVILIETCTWVLWFKSALNPFLYAYNSNRFRENFKYFLCCRRRPGYRANYSFNS from the exons ATGTTAACTCGAG atgaattgacTCATGAGCCCACGCGAtacaaaatgttgataaatatcACAGAAATATTGCCTCAGACCTTAGAAAACACATCAGAAGATTCCAAAGAGGTCAAGGACAACTCGAATCCTATGTCGTATGCGGGTATTATTATTGTACCAGTGATTCTAATTGCTGTGGTAGGAAATGCATTGACGATTTGTAGCTTTATAAGAGATAAAGGATTACACAAAACATGCAATgtgtacattttaaatttagCGATAGCCGATTTATTAATTGGAGCTGTTACAATGCCAATATATCTAACATATACATTCGGAAATAACGTTTGGATATTCGGATACCACTTTTGTAAGGTTTTTCTGTTATTCGATATGGCTACAGTAGAGATAACTgccattttgatgattttgataAGTTACGACCGCCTGTCATTGCTCAGACATTGGTcaacatattacaaaatgcatTCGCCTCAAAAGGCATATATAAAATGTGGTATAGCatggatttttgtttttgttttaaatggtcCCGCAACAATAGGATGGGATATATGGACCGGCAATTCTACAGATCCGAACGACTGCGAAGCACAATTTTATGATAATGTTGTATACATATCAATTATGACAACTGTACAGTTTGTGATACCCCTTACGGTTCTCATAATTATTCACATATTGATAGTTTATGAaataagaaaactaatacaaaCACGAGAACAGCTTATCTCGACTCATTCTGGTAGTATAGGATCTTCAGATTCTGTTGTGTGTTTGGAATTAAAACCTGATAGTGTCATGACAAAACTACACAGAAGATCAACtgatatacacaaagaaaatactaaaaaaaggAATGGAACAAAAGCTGCAAAGTCGCTTGCGATATTAACAATAGCATTTATAGTTTTATGGGCCCCTTATGGCATTATCATAGTCTTTCAGTCTATTTGCCCTACATGTATATGCGTTATATTGATTGAAACGTGTACATGGGTATTATGGTTTAAATCTGCACTTAATCCATTCCTTTATGCTTATAATAGCAACCGTTTCagagaaaatttcaaatattttctttgttgtCGAAGACGTCCTGGCTACAGAGCTAATTATTCTTTCAACAGTTGA